In Solanum pennellii chromosome 7, SPENNV200, the following are encoded in one genomic region:
- the LOC107026009 gene encoding protein argonaute 16-like, with translation MENSEGRESCFSPVEEPPPVIMSNAEPERVDQPKRTIMMRAGDGTSGREISLLANHLKVSIKCPDEIFYHYSVSITSDEKRAVNSKVIRRKIVDKLHETYSSEFAGKKFAYDGEKNLYTVGPLPRNRLEFTVVVEESSARQASESPSDNGSLNHSIKRFKHSLHSKAFLVEIDYAAKIPLRSVDLALQGADPENVQDALRVLDIILRQKAANRGCLLVRQSFFHDDSRNFTDVGGGVMSCRGFHSSFRPTDGGLTLNMDVSTTMILSPGPVIDFLLANQNVKEPRYIDWARAKRMLKNMRVKAKHDNREFKIIGLTDKPCNQQLFSMKVKNGGSPDDGGETLDITVYQYFTKHRNIELSSSVYMPCLDVGKPKRPNYLPLELCYLVSLQRYTKALSSVQRASLVEKSRQKPRERIKVITDAVRDYSYDDDPLLVACGISIEKQLIQMNGRVLEAPKLKVGNGEEVTPCDGRWNFKNKHLFNPARIERWAVVNFSASCDTSHLSRELISCGRSKGIHFERPHTLIEEDPQYRRAGPVVRVEQMFEEIIARLPGHPDFLLCVLPERKNSELYGPWKKKSLTDLGIVTQCISPLKITDRYLTNVLLKINAKLGGTNSLLAMEHTSHLPLIKDTPTMILGMDVSHGSRVQSDIPSIAAVVGSLYWPLISKYKAVVRSQSPKLEIVESLYKPLPNGDDEGIMRELLLDFYRTSNGHKPAQIIVFRDGVSESQFSQVLNLELDQMIKAYKNLGEGGNPKFTLIVAQKNHHTKLFQANAVDNVPPGTVVDTNIVHPRNNDFFMCAHAGMIGTTKPAHYHVLLDEIGFAPDVLQNLIHSLSYVYQRSTSATSIVAPVRYAHLAAQQFGQFDKYEDHSETLSEQGSVKSIGTTPVTELPRLHKNVSDSMFFC, from the exons ATGGAAAATAGTGAGGGAAGAGAGAGTTGTTTCTCACCTGTGGAAGAACCGCCACCAGTTATAATGTCAAATGCAGAGCCAGAGAGAGTTGATCAGCCCAAGCGTACTATAATGATGAGGGCTGGGGATGGAACATCTGGACGAGAGATTTCTTTGCTTGCAAACCACCTAAAAGTTTCTATCAAGTGTCCTGATGAAATATTTTACCATTATAGT GTCTCTATAACTTCTGATGAAAAGAGGGCCGTTAACAGCAAGGTGATTAGAAGAAAAATTGTAGATAAACTTCACGAAACATACTCATCTGAATTTGCTGGGAAGAAATTTGCTTATGATGGAGAGAAGAATTTGTACACAGTGGGACCTCTACCACGCAACAGACTGGAATTCACGGTGGTTGTTGAGGAGTCTAGTGCACGGCA GGCTAGTGAGAGTCCCTCAGATAATGGAAGCCTCAATCACTCCATTAAAAGGTTTAAGCATTCTCTACATTCAAAGGCCTTCCTGGTGGAGATCGACTATGCAGCTAAAATACCATTAAGGTCTGTTGATCTTGCCCTTCAAGGAGCTGATCCAGAAAATGTTCAAGATGCATTGAGGGTTCTAGATATTATATTGCGACAAAAAGCTGCTAATAG AGGATGCCTCTTGGTTAGACAGTCATTTTTTCATGATGACTCAAGGAACTTCACAGATGTTGGAGGGGGTGTAATGAGTTGCAGGGGGTTTCATTCCAGCTTTCGTCCAACTGATGGTGGCTTGACCTTGAACATGG ATGTGTCTACAACTATGATCCTATCACCTGGACCTGTCATTGATTTTTTGCTTGCTAACCAGAATGTAAAAGAGCCTCGTTATATTGATTGGGCAAGA GCAAAAAGAATGTTGAAGAATATGAGAGTTAAAGCTAAGCACGACAACAGGGAATTTAAAATTATCGGTTTGACTGACAAACCTTGCAATCAACAGTT ATTTTCTATGAAGGTCAAAAATGGTGGTAGTCCAGATGATGGAGGAGAGACCCTAGATATAACTGTTTATCAGTATTTCACTAAACATCGTAACATAGAACTTTCATCCTCAGTTTATATGCCATGTCTGGACGTTGGAAAACCAAAACGACCAAACTATCTGCCACTGGAG CTGTGTTATTTGGTCTCCCTTCAAAGATACACAAAAGCATTATCATCGGTCCAGAGGGCATCTTTAGTTGAAAAATCAAGGCAGAAGCCTCGTGAAAGAATTAAAGTTATAACAGAT GCTGTGAGGGACTACAGCTATGACGATGATCCCCTTCTTGTTGCTTGTGGAATCTCAATAGAAAAGCAGTTGATTCAAATGAACGGCAGGGTCCTTGAAGCCCCGAAG TTGAAGGTTGGTAACGGCGAAGAGGTCACTCCCTGTGACGGCAGGTGGAATTTCAAGAACAAG CATCTTTTCAACCCTGCACGAATTGAACGCTGGGCAGTGGTCAACTTCTCTGCCAGTTGTGATACAAGTCACCTTTCAAGGGAGCTTATTAGTTGTGGAAGGAGCAAAGGCATT CATTTTGAGCGCCCACATACACTCATTGAGGAAGATCCCCAGTATAGGCGAGCTGGGCCTGTAGTTCGAGTAGAACAGATGTTTGAAGAGATAATAGCTAGACTGCCTGGCCATCCTGATTTCCTCCTCTGTGTCTTGCCAGAGCGGAAAAACTCAGAGTTATATG GACCATGGAAGAAAAAAAGTTTGACTGACTTGGGAATTGTTACTCAATGTATCTCTCCGTTAAAGATCACTGATCGATATCTAACAAATGTGCTTCTCAAAATTAATGCAAAG CTTGGAGGGACCAATTCACTGTTGGCTATGGAACATACCTCTCATCTACCGCTTATTAAGGACACTCCAACAATGATCCTGGGAATGGACGTCTCTCATGGATCTCGTGTTCAATCAGATATTCCATCAATTGCTGCG GTTGTGGGATCCTTATACTGGCCACTAATATCCAAGTATAAGGCAGTTGTGCGCAGTCAATCTCCAAAATTGGAAATTGTAGAATCCTTATACAAGCCTTTACCAAATGGAGACGATGAAGGAATCATGAG AGAACTACTTCTGGACTTCTATAGGACAAGTAACGGGCATAAGCCAGCTCAAATTATTGTCTTCAG GGATGGCGTCAGCGAATCACAGTTTAGTCAAGTTCTGAACCTTGAGCTAGATCAAATGATCAAG GCATACAAGAATCTTGGTGAGGGCGGCAACCCTAAGTTCACCTTGATCGTGGCTCAAAAGAATCACCATACAAAACTATTTCAAGCTAATGCAGTTGATAATGTACCACCAG GTACTGTTGTAGACACAAATATTGTGCATCCtagaaataatgattttttcatGTGTGCACATGCGGGGATGATT GGAACAACTAAACCTGCACATTATCATGTATTGCTTGATGAGATTGGTTTCGCACCTGATGTCCTGCAAAATCTCATACATTCTTTATCATATGT GTACCAAAGGAGTACCAGCGCGACCTCTATTG TGGCTCCTGTGCGTTATGCACACCTAGCAGCACAACAATTCGGGCAGTTTGATAAGTACGAGGACCACTCCGAAACTTTGTCAGAACAGGGAAGTGTCAAATCAATTGGGACTACCCCGGTAACCGAACTGCCCAGGCTGCACAAGAATGTCAGCGACTCAATGTTTTTCTGTTGA